From a single Terriglobales bacterium genomic region:
- a CDS encoding nuclear transport factor 2 family protein has protein sequence MKRPLLVAFYCLALLPFAASQSAPDSDVRATVATFERGLNQRKLALIESVVAEDLVVFENGERNDGWKDFRDNHLVPEMQEPAPAGATTELVRIKATADMAWAYSKTTFESTRRGQKRAVTLWSAYVLERRGQQWKIVLLDWSIGSRPLP, from the coding sequence TTGAAACGCCCGTTGCTTGTCGCGTTCTATTGCCTCGCGCTGCTTCCCTTTGCCGCATCGCAGTCCGCTCCCGACTCCGATGTGCGCGCCACCGTCGCCACCTTCGAGCGCGGCCTCAACCAGCGCAAGCTCGCCCTCATCGAATCCGTCGTCGCCGAGGACCTCGTCGTCTTCGAGAACGGCGAGCGCAACGACGGCTGGAAGGATTTCCGCGACAACCACCTCGTCCCCGAGATGCAGGAGCCCGCGCCCGCCGGCGCCACCACCGAACTCGTCCGCATCAAGGCCACCGCCGACATGGCCTGGGCCTATTCGAAGACGACCTTCGAATCGACCCGCCGCGGCCAGAAGCGCGCGGTCACCCTCTGGTCCGCCTACGTCCTCGAGCGCCGCGGCCAACAGTGGAAGATCGTCCTGCTCGACTGGAGCATCGGCAGCCGCCCTCTGCCCTAG
- a CDS encoding nuclear transport factor 2 family protein, with translation MLRLVSLLAALSALSLALSAQTAGGMPTLEAARFTRLEQRLSQAVAQRDLPALHTLLADDFELRDAANSSELVLRDEWLDLVSGGTASAACAPAEVMPRPFGDTAAVSLVCTAGAERYFLVDLWRRQGSEWRLAARYRSPAPPAAAETHTKH, from the coding sequence ATGCTTCGCCTCGTCTCTCTTCTTGCCGCTCTCTCCGCCCTGTCGCTTGCTCTTTCGGCGCAGACCGCTGGCGGCATGCCGACCTTGGAAGCCGCGCGGTTCACGCGCTTGGAGCAGCGTCTCAGCCAGGCCGTCGCGCAGCGCGATCTGCCGGCGCTGCACACCCTCCTTGCTGACGATTTCGAGTTGCGCGACGCGGCGAATAGCAGCGAGCTCGTCCTGCGCGATGAATGGCTGGACCTCGTCAGCGGCGGCACTGCGTCAGCCGCCTGCGCGCCCGCCGAGGTGATGCCCCGCCCCTTCGGCGACACCGCCGCGGTCAGCCTGGTCTGTACGGCCGGCGCCGAGCGATACTTCCTGGTCGACCTCTGGCGACGCCAGGGTTCGGAGTGGCGGCTGGCCGCGCGCTACCGTTCTCCGGCGCCGCCGGCTGCCGCCGAGACCCACACGAAACATTAA
- a CDS encoding TonB-dependent receptor: protein MKRLFSFLLSLLFLCATAVAQSATVSGVITDKSGKPVRGAAVTLRSRGVDRKTTQTDDEGRYQFENVEVGDWEIRATAPQLMPVEYELNVKGDEPVNVEIVMPDRQMVEQRVEVVATKLAEDPADVPGAIQVFGGDELSARAARDLPTALAQATGVAVVPGGDGGPAGSVPEFWGLKEFDAFLLAVDGVPWGGAFNPALTSLTMSDVERIEVMRGPAPVSYGATSFVGVINVVRQPADSTERTLTLYGGSWASGGGSISFPVPLNDDWKSRLTLEGERQGFEDDRTSFARGHGLWRLERKWSPETRFWFNSDINWLDQAPASPRLREGTELVSPVDANYNPAGAFLNDHRFTFMTGFDRPWGQEWHWYTTASVSHARQDFFRGFLEEFPAPDPDGEAHGVREKLNLTDIYFDTHWTRRYPRGVTFVFGTDYQHGSGRARGADFDYEALLDGTPVFVPQPADLDFHIDDDRDFVGPYAQVEWSPFERLRIDVGGRLNFTRERKTINDMGAGEVASGSQANVRGGANVGAIFTAWQSGQDDLHLFATYRDTFKPAAIDFGIGEEEEGEGDLILKPETARSVEGGMKARFFDRRVELEASGFLMNFENLVMPVDNGGVPALINGGKSRFQGFETGGAYYFRSDLIARASYSYHDAHFVDFVQDFGSGNVQLGGNRLEMSANHLASFGVMYAPVKGFLGGVSVNYTGDRFLNKRNTAPADGFATFDLSAGYRTRRWELRVDARNLGDARDPVAESELGDAQYYLMTPRRVDATFRIHF from the coding sequence GTGAAGAGACTCTTCAGCTTCCTCCTTTCCTTGCTGTTCCTGTGCGCCACGGCGGTGGCGCAGAGTGCGACCGTGAGCGGTGTGATCACCGACAAGAGCGGCAAGCCGGTGCGCGGCGCCGCCGTCACGCTGCGCTCGCGCGGCGTCGACCGCAAGACCACGCAGACCGACGACGAAGGGCGCTACCAGTTCGAGAACGTCGAAGTGGGCGACTGGGAGATCCGCGCGACGGCGCCGCAGCTGATGCCGGTGGAGTACGAGCTGAACGTCAAGGGCGACGAGCCGGTGAACGTGGAGATCGTGATGCCGGACCGGCAGATGGTGGAACAGCGCGTGGAAGTCGTCGCGACGAAGCTGGCAGAAGATCCGGCGGACGTGCCGGGCGCGATCCAGGTGTTCGGCGGGGACGAGCTGAGCGCGCGCGCGGCGCGCGACCTGCCGACGGCGCTGGCGCAGGCGACGGGCGTGGCGGTCGTACCGGGCGGCGACGGGGGACCGGCAGGGTCGGTGCCGGAGTTCTGGGGGCTGAAAGAGTTCGACGCCTTCCTGCTGGCGGTCGACGGCGTGCCGTGGGGCGGCGCGTTCAATCCGGCGCTGACGTCGCTGACGATGAGCGACGTGGAGCGCATCGAGGTGATGCGCGGGCCGGCGCCGGTGAGCTACGGCGCGACGTCGTTCGTCGGCGTGATCAATGTGGTGCGGCAGCCGGCGGATTCGACCGAGCGCACGCTCACGCTGTACGGCGGGAGCTGGGCGAGCGGCGGCGGGAGCATCTCGTTCCCGGTCCCGCTCAACGACGACTGGAAGTCGCGGCTGACGCTGGAAGGCGAGCGGCAGGGATTCGAAGACGACCGCACGTCGTTCGCGCGCGGCCACGGATTGTGGCGGCTGGAGCGCAAATGGAGTCCGGAGACGCGCTTCTGGTTCAACAGCGACATCAACTGGCTGGACCAGGCGCCGGCGAGCCCGCGGCTGCGCGAGGGCACGGAGCTGGTCTCGCCGGTGGATGCGAACTACAACCCGGCGGGCGCGTTCCTCAATGACCATCGCTTCACGTTCATGACGGGGTTCGACCGCCCGTGGGGCCAGGAGTGGCACTGGTACACGACGGCGAGCGTGTCGCACGCGCGGCAGGACTTTTTCCGCGGGTTCCTGGAGGAGTTTCCGGCGCCGGACCCGGACGGGGAGGCGCACGGCGTCCGCGAGAAGCTGAACCTGACGGACATCTATTTCGACACGCACTGGACGCGGCGGTATCCGCGTGGCGTGACGTTCGTGTTCGGGACGGACTACCAGCACGGAAGCGGGCGCGCGCGGGGCGCGGACTTCGACTACGAGGCGCTGCTCGACGGGACGCCCGTCTTCGTGCCGCAGCCCGCGGACCTCGACTTCCACATCGACGACGACCGCGACTTCGTCGGCCCGTACGCGCAGGTGGAGTGGAGTCCGTTCGAGCGGCTGCGCATCGACGTGGGCGGGCGGCTGAATTTCACGCGCGAGCGCAAGACGATCAACGACATGGGCGCGGGCGAGGTCGCGTCGGGCAGCCAGGCGAACGTGCGCGGCGGCGCGAACGTGGGCGCCATCTTCACGGCGTGGCAGAGCGGGCAGGACGACCTGCACCTGTTCGCCACGTACCGCGACACGTTCAAGCCGGCGGCGATCGATTTCGGCATCGGCGAGGAAGAAGAGGGCGAGGGCGACCTCATCCTGAAGCCGGAGACGGCGCGCAGCGTGGAAGGCGGCATGAAGGCGCGCTTCTTCGACCGGCGCGTGGAGCTGGAAGCCAGCGGCTTCCTGATGAACTTCGAGAACCTGGTGATGCCGGTGGACAACGGCGGCGTGCCGGCGCTGATCAACGGCGGCAAGTCGCGCTTCCAGGGATTCGAGACCGGCGGCGCGTACTACTTCCGCAGCGACCTGATCGCGCGCGCCAGCTACAGCTACCACGACGCGCACTTCGTGGATTTCGTCCAGGACTTTGGGAGCGGGAACGTGCAGCTCGGCGGGAACCGGCTGGAGATGTCGGCGAACCACCTGGCGTCGTTCGGCGTGATGTACGCGCCGGTGAAGGGATTCCTGGGCGGGGTGTCGGTGAACTACACCGGCGACCGGTTCCTCAACAAGCGCAACACGGCGCCGGCGGATGGGTTCGCGACGTTCGACTTGAGCGCGGGGTATCGCACGCGGAGGTGGGAGCTGCGCGTGGATGCGCGGAACCTGGGCGACGCGCGCGACCCGGTGGCGGAGAGCGAGCTGGGCGACGCGCAGTACTACCTGATGACGCCGCGGCGAGTGGACGCGACGTTCCGGATCCACTTCTAG
- a CDS encoding VOC family protein: protein MTRPAISGIAPLFIVKDVPAALAFYRDRLGFEVTFQGPEPDDIFFGIVRRGAAMLMLKAVGVEPVPNYTRDVKQGIARWDAYVHVPDPDALAEEFASRQVEFSEPLQDTGDGLRGFELKDADGYVLFFGRPRA from the coding sequence ATGACAAGACCGGCGATCTCCGGCATCGCGCCGCTGTTCATCGTGAAGGATGTCCCGGCCGCGCTGGCGTTCTATCGCGACCGCCTCGGGTTCGAGGTCACGTTCCAGGGGCCCGAACCGGACGACATCTTCTTCGGCATCGTCCGGCGCGGCGCCGCGATGCTCATGTTGAAGGCCGTCGGCGTCGAACCGGTGCCGAACTATACGCGAGACGTCAAGCAAGGCATCGCCCGCTGGGACGCGTACGTCCATGTCCCCGATCCGGATGCGCTGGCGGAAGAGTTCGCGTCGCGCCAGGTCGAGTTCTCCGAGCCGCTCCAGGATACGGGGGATGGCTTGCGGGGATTCGAGCTCAAGGACGCTGACGGGTACGTGTTGTTCTTCGGGCGCCCGCGCGCATGA
- the ald gene encoding alanine dehydrogenase, whose amino-acid sequence MLIGVPKEVKDHESRVGIVPSGVKALVDAGHQVIVETKAGALSSMPDADYKAAGASIAATAAEVWKKADMVVKVKEPIESEFQFLRDGLTLFTYLHLAPLPKLTDALLKNNVTGIAYETIRDKNNTLPLLTPMSEVAGRMSVQVGASYLEKEKGGRGVLMGGVPGVPPAQVAIIGGGVVGTNAAKIALGMGAVVTLIDLNLNRLRELDDIFNGRLYTVASNSYTIAKATRHADLVIGGVLIPGAAAPKLVTRAMVKDMKEGAVIVDVAIDQGGCIETARPTTHSNPAYVEFGVVHYCVTNMPAAVPHTSTLALTNATYPYVMKLALHGAKKAIEMDPGLKEGVNTYKGHITYAAVAESQKKKSRAVGDLL is encoded by the coding sequence ATGCTCATCGGAGTCCCGAAAGAGGTGAAGGACCACGAGTCGCGCGTCGGCATCGTGCCCTCGGGCGTCAAGGCCCTGGTCGACGCCGGCCACCAGGTCATCGTCGAGACCAAGGCCGGCGCGCTCAGCTCCATGCCCGACGCCGACTACAAGGCCGCCGGCGCCTCCATCGCCGCCACCGCCGCCGAAGTCTGGAAAAAAGCCGACATGGTCGTGAAGGTCAAGGAGCCCATCGAGAGCGAGTTCCAGTTCCTCCGCGACGGCCTCACGCTCTTCACCTACCTCCACCTCGCGCCGCTCCCCAAGCTCACCGACGCGCTCCTCAAGAACAACGTCACCGGCATCGCCTACGAGACCATCCGCGACAAGAACAACACGCTCCCGCTCCTCACTCCCATGTCGGAAGTCGCCGGCCGCATGTCCGTCCAGGTCGGCGCGTCCTACCTCGAGAAGGAAAAAGGCGGACGCGGCGTCCTGATGGGCGGCGTCCCCGGCGTCCCCCCCGCGCAGGTCGCCATCATCGGCGGCGGCGTCGTCGGCACCAACGCCGCCAAGATCGCGCTCGGCATGGGCGCCGTCGTCACTCTCATCGACCTCAACCTCAATCGCCTGCGCGAGCTCGACGACATCTTCAACGGCCGCCTCTACACCGTCGCCTCCAACTCCTACACCATCGCGAAAGCCACCCGGCACGCCGACCTCGTCATCGGTGGCGTGCTCATCCCCGGCGCCGCCGCGCCCAAGCTCGTCACCCGCGCGATGGTGAAGGACATGAAGGAAGGCGCCGTCATCGTCGACGTCGCCATCGACCAGGGCGGCTGCATCGAGACCGCGCGGCCCACGACGCACTCCAATCCCGCTTACGTCGAGTTCGGCGTGGTGCACTACTGCGTGACCAACATGCCCGCCGCCGTCCCGCACACCTCCACGCTCGCGCTCACTAACGCCACCTACCCCTACGTCATGAAGCTGGCGCTGCACGGCGCGAAGAAGGCCATCGAGATGGATCCCGGCCTCAAGGAAGGCGTGAACACATATAAAGGACACATCACCTACGCCGCCGTCGCCGAATCCCAGAAGAAGAAGTCCAGGGCCGTCGGCGACCTGCTCTAG
- a CDS encoding aldehyde dehydrogenase family protein: MAPKVYKNLIGGEWVETRSKRTHKNTNPADTRDVIGVFPHSDASDVEAAVAAARKAFESWRLVPAPKRADVLFRAARIMEERKEQYAKDMTREMGKVLKETRGDVQEAIDTLYFMAGEGRRLYGFTTPSELPNKAAMAVRMPVGVCGMITPWNFPMAIPSWKLLPAIVCGNTCVIKPAEDTPLSTLNLVQSLIDAGLPKGVINIVFGSGKDVGTPIVQHPDVRAISFTGSSEVGRLIGTMAAEQYKPCSLEMGGKNAIIVLDDANIDLTVDGVLWGAFGTTGQRCTATSRVIATKKVYEQLADKVAARAKKLKIGSGLDESVDVGPQINQSQVETTEQYVGIGKKEGAKVLIGGNRLAAGGYQHGFFYEPTVFVGVKNNMRIAQEEIFGPVVSMIQADSLEQAIDYSNSVVYGLSTAIYTKDINKAYRAMRDLYAGITYVNAPTIGAEVHLPFGGVKATGNGHREGGVGAIDFYTTWKAIYVDYSDKLQRAQIDTGE, encoded by the coding sequence ATGGCTCCCAAGGTCTACAAGAACCTGATCGGTGGTGAGTGGGTCGAGACCCGCTCCAAGCGCACCCACAAGAACACCAACCCCGCGGACACCCGCGACGTCATCGGCGTCTTCCCGCACTCCGACGCCTCCGACGTCGAGGCCGCCGTCGCCGCCGCCAGGAAAGCCTTCGAGTCCTGGCGCCTGGTGCCCGCCCCCAAGCGCGCCGACGTCCTCTTCCGCGCCGCCCGCATCATGGAGGAGCGCAAGGAGCAGTACGCCAAGGACATGACCCGCGAGATGGGTAAGGTCCTGAAAGAGACGCGCGGCGACGTCCAGGAAGCCATCGACACCCTGTACTTCATGGCCGGCGAAGGCCGCCGCCTCTACGGCTTCACCACGCCCTCCGAGCTTCCCAACAAGGCGGCCATGGCCGTGCGCATGCCCGTCGGCGTCTGCGGCATGATCACGCCCTGGAACTTCCCCATGGCCATCCCGTCGTGGAAGCTGCTGCCCGCCATCGTGTGCGGCAACACCTGCGTCATCAAGCCCGCCGAGGACACGCCGCTCTCCACGCTCAACCTCGTGCAGTCGCTGATCGACGCCGGCCTGCCCAAGGGCGTCATCAACATCGTCTTCGGCTCCGGCAAAGACGTCGGCACGCCCATCGTGCAGCATCCCGACGTGCGCGCCATCAGCTTCACCGGTTCCTCGGAAGTCGGCCGCCTCATCGGCACCATGGCCGCCGAGCAGTACAAGCCCTGCTCGCTCGAGATGGGCGGCAAGAACGCCATCATCGTGCTCGACGACGCCAACATCGACCTCACCGTCGACGGCGTCCTCTGGGGCGCCTTCGGCACCACCGGCCAGCGCTGCACCGCCACCTCGCGCGTCATCGCGACCAAGAAGGTCTACGAGCAGCTCGCCGACAAGGTCGCCGCCCGCGCCAAGAAGCTCAAGATCGGCAGCGGCCTCGACGAATCCGTCGACGTCGGCCCGCAGATCAACCAGTCCCAGGTCGAGACCACCGAGCAGTACGTCGGCATCGGCAAGAAGGAAGGCGCGAAAGTCCTCATCGGCGGCAACCGCCTCGCCGCCGGCGGCTACCAGCACGGCTTCTTCTACGAGCCCACCGTCTTCGTCGGCGTGAAGAACAACATGCGCATCGCGCAGGAGGAGATCTTCGGCCCGGTCGTCAGCATGATCCAGGCCGATTCGCTCGAGCAGGCCATCGACTACTCCAACTCCGTCGTTTACGGCCTCTCCACCGCCATCTACACCAAGGACATCAACAAGGCCTACCGCGCGATGCGTGACCTCTACGCCGGCATCACCTACGTGAACGCTCCCACCATCGGCGCCGAGGTGCATCTCCCGTTCGGCGGCGTGAAGGCCACAGGCAACGGCCACCGCGAGGGCGGCGTCGGCGCCATCGACTTCTACACCACTTGGAAAGCGATCTACGTCGACTACTCCGACAAGCTCCAGCGCGCGCAGATCGACACCGGCGAGTAG
- a CDS encoding nucleoside-diphosphate sugar epimerase/dehydratase: MSTTERFPVTGHRPGVASGLARLSAVIDRLPAAFFSRANQLIIDALLSLGTLWFAYLLRFDGVVPRDQRAIMWSWLLLLPFLRPALMWALGGYDRIWRYFSLRDAFVLAFSSAAATVVMLAARLGFGRTLWFCSLPLTVIAIEYLLYLAGGTMVRALRRVTFETSRAGGPVLRALLVGGPDHLAEALRRVSSYTDLKIVGLLAPDAQVQGLRIGGFPVMDEPAALARMLTSHSIDAVLIADAGIPSLGELVSTATEFGVDVRLLPSTHSVLSGEVRTHVATTAEKVFAHSTAAALAPAHPEVVAAFNERVVLVTGAGGSIGSELARQVANLPVRQLIVLDQDENSIFEVHREITEAGPVPLVPIVADIRDRSRIDRLFALYRPHIVLHAAAYKHVPVMEHNCSEAVLNNVFGTRVVAEAAERYQAERFLMISTDKAVHPSSVMGATKRVAELLVQNAAARRVRTRMACVRFGNVVGSRGSVVPIFLKQIAEGQPVTITDEKMTRYFMTIPEAVHLVLQAVTLGSNGDIYMLDMGDPMRIMALAKKLIELSGLRPDIDIPIRIVGSRPGEKLHEQLWPADAEIAQTAFSRVMAVKASPPPDGFSEALAALEQKAREGDDEVVRVLLRELPIGYGEPARATAAVAN, encoded by the coding sequence ATGAGCACCACCGAGCGATTCCCGGTGACCGGACACCGCCCCGGCGTGGCGAGCGGCTTGGCGCGCTTGAGTGCGGTCATCGACCGCCTTCCTGCCGCCTTCTTCAGCCGCGCCAACCAGCTGATCATCGACGCCCTGCTCTCCTTGGGCACGCTGTGGTTCGCGTACCTGCTCCGCTTCGACGGCGTCGTCCCGCGCGACCAGCGCGCCATCATGTGGTCCTGGCTGCTCCTGCTGCCCTTCCTGCGCCCCGCGCTGATGTGGGCGCTCGGCGGGTACGACCGCATCTGGCGCTACTTCAGCCTGCGCGATGCCTTCGTGCTCGCTTTCTCCTCCGCTGCCGCCACCGTCGTCATGCTGGCCGCACGGCTCGGCTTCGGCAGGACCCTCTGGTTCTGCAGCCTGCCGTTGACCGTCATCGCCATCGAGTACCTGCTGTATCTTGCCGGCGGCACCATGGTCCGCGCCCTGCGCCGCGTCACCTTCGAGACCTCGCGCGCCGGGGGTCCTGTCCTGCGCGCCCTCCTGGTCGGCGGCCCCGACCATCTCGCCGAGGCTCTGCGCCGCGTCAGCTCGTACACCGACCTGAAGATCGTCGGACTGCTCGCGCCCGACGCCCAGGTCCAGGGCCTGCGCATCGGCGGCTTCCCGGTCATGGACGAGCCCGCCGCCCTCGCCCGCATGCTTACGTCCCACTCCATCGACGCCGTCCTCATCGCCGATGCCGGCATTCCGTCGCTCGGCGAGCTCGTCTCCACCGCCACCGAATTCGGCGTCGACGTGCGCCTGCTCCCCAGCACCCACAGCGTCTTGAGCGGCGAGGTCCGCACCCACGTCGCCACCACCGCGGAAAAAGTCTTTGCCCACAGCACCGCCGCCGCGCTGGCTCCCGCCCATCCCGAGGTCGTCGCCGCGTTCAACGAGCGCGTCGTCCTCGTCACCGGCGCCGGCGGTTCCATCGGCTCCGAGCTCGCTCGCCAGGTCGCCAATCTTCCCGTCCGCCAGCTCATCGTGCTCGACCAGGACGAGAACTCCATCTTCGAGGTCCACCGCGAGATCACCGAGGCCGGCCCCGTGCCCCTCGTCCCCATCGTCGCCGACATCCGCGACCGCAGCCGCATCGACCGCCTGTTCGCCCTCTACCGCCCTCACATCGTTCTCCATGCCGCCGCCTACAAGCACGTGCCCGTGATGGAGCACAACTGCTCCGAGGCCGTCCTCAACAATGTGTTCGGCACGCGCGTCGTCGCCGAGGCCGCCGAGCGCTACCAGGCCGAGCGCTTCCTCATGATCTCCACCGATAAGGCGGTGCATCCCTCCAGCGTGATGGGCGCGACCAAGCGCGTCGCCGAGCTGCTCGTGCAAAACGCCGCCGCGCGCCGCGTTCGCACCCGCATGGCCTGCGTCCGCTTCGGCAACGTCGTCGGCTCCCGCGGCAGCGTGGTTCCCATCTTCCTCAAGCAGATCGCCGAAGGTCAGCCCGTCACCATCACCGACGAGAAGATGACCCGCTACTTCATGACCATCCCGGAAGCCGTCCACCTCGTCCTCCAGGCGGTCACCCTCGGGTCCAACGGCGACATCTACATGCTCGACATGGGCGACCCCATGCGCATCATGGCGCTCGCGAAAAAACTCATCGAGCTCTCCGGACTCCGTCCCGACATCGACATCCCCATCCGCATCGTCGGCAGCCGGCCCGGCGAAAAGCTCCACGAGCAACTCTGGCCCGCCGACGCCGAGATCGCGCAGACCGCTTTCTCCCGCGTCATGGCCGTGAAAGCTTCCCCGCCGCCCGACGGCTTCAGCGAGGCGCTCGCCGCCCTCGAACAGAAAGCCCGCGAAGGCGACGACGAGGTCGTCCGCGTCCTGCTCCGCGAGTTGCCGATCGGCTATGGCGAGCCCGCCCGCGCCACCGCCGCCGTCGCGAATTAG